One segment of Rhodopirellula baltica SH 1 DNA contains the following:
- a CDS encoding MotA/TolQ/ExbB proton channel family protein, with protein MIGNKLPDLANNMLWAQMLSQGEVPAGKPESIWSIVTSGGIPGLMILFVLLSFSIAAVYLVVDQSLALRCQDVVPDKLSEEVAAALQSSRVAEAETLLRQKPSVLAGIIAVGLNHREYGWPEVEKSVEDALVDQSSRMLRRIDYLAMIANLAPMVGLLGTVTGMIFAFRQVAATRGVAGAGDLAEGIYQALVTTVGGLLVAIPALAASGVLRNRVDALLSDVTMHADRALAPLRRRAAATSRLVSASTPGGGRIVAVPPAQMPGRKAPRPEQDGTR; from the coding sequence ATGATTGGAAACAAGCTGCCGGATCTTGCTAACAACATGCTATGGGCGCAGATGCTCTCTCAAGGAGAAGTCCCAGCCGGGAAACCGGAGTCGATATGGTCGATCGTGACCAGCGGTGGGATTCCTGGGTTGATGATCCTGTTTGTACTGTTGTCATTCAGTATCGCGGCGGTTTACTTGGTGGTCGATCAATCGTTGGCGCTTCGTTGTCAAGATGTGGTTCCTGATAAGCTGAGCGAAGAAGTGGCAGCTGCCTTGCAGTCTTCTCGCGTCGCGGAAGCTGAGACGTTGCTGCGTCAGAAACCCAGCGTTCTGGCGGGGATCATTGCGGTTGGATTGAATCATCGAGAGTACGGATGGCCGGAAGTCGAAAAGTCAGTCGAGGACGCATTGGTCGACCAATCGTCTCGGATGCTTCGGCGAATCGACTACTTGGCGATGATTGCGAATTTGGCACCGATGGTCGGGTTGCTCGGAACCGTGACGGGAATGATCTTCGCATTTCGTCAAGTCGCGGCGACACGTGGTGTCGCCGGTGCTGGTGACTTGGCGGAGGGTATTTACCAGGCGCTGGTCACGACGGTTGGTGGATTGCTGGTCGCAATTCCGGCTCTTGCCGCATCGGGTGTTTTGCGAAATCGAGTGGACGCATTGTTGTCTGATGTCACAATGCACGCGGATCGAGCTTTGGCTCCGCTTCGCCGAAGAGCGGCCGCAACATCTCGATTGGTTTCGGCGAGTACGCCTGGCGGCGGAAGAATCGTTGCTGTGCCACCGGCTCAAATGCCCGGCCGCAAAGCACCGCGTCCTGAACAAGATGGAACCCGATGA
- a CDS encoding HEAT repeat domain-containing protein, translated as MLLALRNQLKRPLTLVFVSLVVLITGVVAADYFTGLPKTAVATYVGRDACVECHQTESLAFKGSHHDLAMDVATDESVIGNFNDVVFEHDGLQNRLFRDGGRFMVHTEGPDGEMQDFEVKYVFGVDPLQQYMVEFDRDPEASEDEIGRLQVLRISWDTQREEWFYLRPPDVPEKLEPDDPLHWTGVAQRWQTMCADCHSTNLKTNHDVETLTYHTTFSEIDVSCEACHGPASLHIEMARGNSLFWDRHHGYGLAQLKGEDATGQLEACAPCHSRRSVMDADYQAGDPFCSHFNLELLRGDTYHDDGQIKDEVYVYGSFVQSKMFHKGIRCTDCHDPHSLELKHPGNETCTSCHQHAAGKYDVPSHHHHAVGSEGAKCVNCHMPHTTYMEVDPRRDHSLRVPRPDLSVSIGTPNACSSCHVKDQLESISADKRESLTLYQDWLLAASEGDEEVADAISKTDQWCDEACEKWYGDNRQTPAHYGEILAGLRTGDSGIVSKALRYVTQPPEIAPVLARATTLDELLQNGRGREAISAAKTVLKDPSEHPILRATAARVMGASSPSDAVKILMPLLKDSSQLVRSEATKALVSSGGYQTLSGTRQKQADLAIDAIEDELMLASDRAGAHMAWASLSEQRGDYLEAAKAYENAIRVQPSMSGPRTNYAAMLDQLVSAAAQSREAQSAIVQLFGGSGALNELMKQTSEKAVQLRRDELPLLGRDAKLASNNADVQYRYGLALYLSGDLPAAEKQLQRAAELAPDVEIFSTALQLLRERINQSEK; from the coding sequence ATGCTTCTCGCCCTTCGAAATCAACTCAAGCGACCGTTGACGCTGGTCTTCGTCTCTCTGGTCGTGTTGATCACGGGCGTTGTTGCCGCGGACTATTTCACCGGTCTGCCTAAAACTGCGGTTGCGACTTATGTCGGGCGAGATGCCTGCGTTGAGTGCCACCAAACCGAATCATTGGCCTTCAAAGGTTCTCACCATGATTTGGCCATGGATGTGGCGACTGACGAAAGCGTCATCGGCAATTTCAACGATGTCGTCTTCGAGCATGACGGATTGCAGAACCGACTGTTTCGAGACGGCGGCCGGTTCATGGTCCATACCGAAGGCCCCGATGGTGAGATGCAGGATTTCGAGGTGAAGTATGTGTTCGGAGTCGACCCGCTGCAGCAATACATGGTCGAGTTTGATCGCGATCCGGAGGCGAGCGAGGATGAGATCGGGCGTTTGCAAGTCTTGAGAATCAGTTGGGATACCCAGCGCGAAGAGTGGTTCTATTTGCGTCCGCCGGATGTGCCTGAGAAGCTTGAACCCGACGACCCATTGCACTGGACCGGTGTGGCTCAGCGTTGGCAAACCATGTGCGCGGATTGTCACTCGACCAACTTGAAGACGAACCACGATGTCGAAACGCTGACCTACCACACAACGTTTTCAGAGATCGACGTTAGTTGCGAAGCTTGTCACGGTCCCGCAAGTTTGCACATCGAGATGGCTCGTGGGAACTCGCTTTTTTGGGATCGGCACCATGGCTACGGGCTTGCTCAATTAAAGGGCGAGGACGCTACCGGCCAATTGGAAGCGTGCGCGCCGTGTCACAGTCGCAGGAGTGTGATGGATGCGGACTACCAGGCGGGCGATCCGTTCTGCAGTCACTTCAACTTGGAATTGCTTCGCGGTGATACTTACCACGATGACGGGCAGATCAAAGACGAAGTTTATGTCTATGGATCGTTTGTGCAGAGCAAGATGTTTCACAAGGGAATCCGATGCACGGACTGTCATGACCCGCACTCGTTGGAATTGAAGCATCCTGGCAATGAAACTTGTACGTCTTGCCACCAGCACGCCGCAGGAAAGTATGACGTTCCATCTCATCATCATCACGCGGTTGGTTCCGAGGGTGCGAAGTGCGTCAATTGCCACATGCCTCACACGACGTACATGGAAGTTGATCCACGCCGCGACCATAGCTTGCGAGTTCCCCGGCCGGATCTATCCGTTTCCATCGGGACGCCGAACGCATGCAGCAGTTGCCATGTAAAGGATCAGCTCGAAAGCATCTCCGCAGACAAACGAGAATCGCTGACGCTGTACCAGGATTGGCTATTGGCTGCTTCGGAAGGCGATGAAGAAGTCGCCGACGCAATCTCGAAAACCGATCAGTGGTGCGATGAAGCTTGTGAGAAGTGGTATGGCGACAACCGCCAGACTCCGGCACACTATGGCGAGATCCTGGCGGGACTGCGAACGGGCGATTCAGGCATCGTTTCAAAAGCACTGCGGTACGTGACACAACCTCCTGAGATCGCTCCTGTGCTGGCACGTGCGACAACGCTGGATGAGCTTCTGCAGAACGGTCGAGGCCGAGAAGCGATCTCCGCCGCGAAAACAGTTTTGAAGGATCCGAGTGAGCATCCGATTCTTCGGGCGACGGCGGCGCGAGTGATGGGAGCAAGCAGTCCATCGGACGCCGTGAAAATTTTGATGCCACTGTTGAAGGATTCTTCTCAGTTGGTTCGCAGCGAAGCGACGAAGGCGTTGGTGTCGTCAGGTGGCTATCAGACGCTTTCTGGTACGCGGCAAAAGCAAGCCGACTTGGCGATCGATGCGATCGAAGATGAGTTGATGTTGGCGTCGGACCGAGCCGGCGCTCACATGGCATGGGCATCGCTTAGCGAGCAACGCGGCGATTACTTGGAAGCTGCAAAAGCCTACGAGAATGCCATTCGCGTCCAGCCAAGCATGTCCGGGCCGCGGACCAACTACGCCGCGATGCTAGATCAATTGGTCTCCGCCGCGGCTCAATCTCGTGAGGCGCAGTCAGCGATCGTTCAGTTGTTCGGCGGCAGCGGGGCACTGAACGAATTGATGAAGCAAACTTCCGAAAAAGCGGTGCAGCTTCGACGTGATGAGCTGCCGCTGTTGGGACGCGACGCAAAGTTGGCATCCAACAACGCCGACGTTCAATACCGGTATGGATTGGCGTTGTATTTGTCCGGTGATTTGCCAGCAGCGGAAAAGCAATTACAACGGGCGGCAGAACTCGCTCCCGACGTTGAGATCTTCTCCACCGCATTGCAATTGTTGCGTGAGCGGATCAATCAATCGGAAAAGTAG
- a CDS encoding P-loop NTPase family protein — MFPLRRSTKDSSVDWPALLSLLEDDDRRAAVSRIAPSEGRESYLTALRRIETAQSQATLAAGRRLHTASKLIDRPTIAVSGMLNSGKTSLVSSFLSEAGQRRTLRGTSNRHGTHRFVLWLPQSWRSDVELWSLLITRIGDSLGNAPEELSLDPDIAAEQYNNRDGDASLLSVPLLGTDPGLDEVGVGLLDCPDIVSDEEFGLGSPEQRRELLGRAATLCSAFLIVTGAESSRDTTLADLLRIASDLMPGVPRMLAVNKVRPRQTPDQVHETFAPLVQKYGVGTLYAAYDFDVPSSRPFIPAFGGQHPQRDAISAQESDLQREDDPDPLPVFFSVSEDPDSNPPAAIDEDRLLQALPSKLDRGVLFSQLHQALRINLEDAVWNQGLESIRRDADQSFEKTRQCQQVLLDSALEYFAHRKIGGEVIELRLHQSERIIRQLSESFAATAPWYARWGVRLNATLRRVVGGAGDFIRNLTPTAVSRRAADDIKGRFRSGEYGGLIEPTGLINEIERHGGTTVLTHLAETSDHTSASEDGVSAFREPVERAVLRFEQDDFTTLDPRRLDTAVRQMWSEVPVHRKIATGLTPLAALFATFGAVLMIPVDLGANAILAASIPEMLAAAGLTIMSTMWAANRGTQDVSQQAARQQLADFLAVLCDELGVARPDPPMDVRVGNVDVTLPPSRIASGEPPERMVSLYRVRDEFIAELKRLLPRPTGASKRAGGSPAESGVLR; from the coding sequence ATGTTTCCATTGCGACGTTCCACAAAAGACTCGTCGGTGGATTGGCCGGCGTTGCTGTCTTTGTTGGAAGACGATGATCGACGGGCAGCGGTTTCGCGAATTGCGCCCAGTGAAGGTCGCGAGAGCTATCTGACTGCGTTGCGGCGGATTGAAACGGCACAATCGCAGGCCACCTTGGCGGCGGGGCGACGACTTCACACCGCTTCCAAATTGATCGATCGACCCACGATCGCTGTTTCCGGAATGCTGAATAGCGGGAAGACGAGCCTGGTCAGTTCGTTTCTATCGGAAGCCGGCCAACGCCGAACGCTACGAGGAACGAGCAACCGGCATGGGACGCATCGATTTGTCTTGTGGTTGCCACAGAGTTGGCGCTCGGACGTGGAGCTATGGAGTCTTCTGATCACGCGAATCGGTGATTCGCTGGGCAACGCGCCCGAGGAGTTGTCTCTCGATCCTGATATCGCGGCAGAGCAGTACAACAATCGAGACGGCGATGCATCGTTGTTGTCCGTGCCGTTGTTGGGCACCGATCCCGGGCTCGACGAAGTTGGCGTTGGTTTGCTGGATTGTCCTGACATCGTTTCGGATGAAGAGTTTGGGTTGGGATCACCTGAACAACGTCGCGAATTGTTGGGCCGCGCGGCGACGTTGTGTTCCGCGTTCTTGATCGTGACCGGCGCTGAATCATCTCGCGACACGACACTGGCGGATTTGCTTCGCATTGCTTCCGATTTAATGCCAGGTGTGCCTCGAATGTTGGCGGTCAACAAGGTGCGTCCGCGGCAAACACCGGACCAAGTGCACGAAACGTTTGCACCTTTGGTTCAAAAATATGGTGTCGGAACGCTCTATGCCGCTTACGACTTTGATGTTCCTTCGAGCCGCCCTTTCATCCCGGCGTTTGGTGGTCAGCATCCGCAACGCGATGCAATCTCTGCGCAGGAATCAGACCTTCAGCGAGAAGACGATCCCGATCCATTGCCGGTGTTCTTTTCCGTTAGCGAAGATCCTGATAGCAATCCACCCGCGGCGATTGATGAGGATCGATTGTTGCAGGCGTTGCCGTCCAAGCTGGACCGCGGAGTTCTGTTTTCGCAATTGCATCAAGCCCTTCGAATCAACTTAGAAGATGCGGTTTGGAACCAGGGCCTGGAGTCGATTCGGCGGGATGCGGATCAGTCGTTTGAGAAAACGCGTCAGTGCCAACAGGTGTTGCTGGATTCGGCGTTGGAATATTTCGCTCATCGAAAAATTGGCGGCGAGGTGATTGAGCTGCGCTTGCATCAGAGCGAACGCATTATTCGCCAGCTCAGTGAATCGTTCGCGGCGACCGCACCTTGGTACGCTCGCTGGGGAGTTCGCCTGAACGCGACGCTGCGACGCGTCGTCGGAGGGGCGGGTGACTTCATTCGCAATCTAACGCCGACGGCCGTGTCACGCCGCGCCGCCGATGATATCAAAGGGCGATTCCGAAGTGGTGAATATGGTGGGCTGATTGAGCCAACCGGTTTGATCAACGAGATTGAACGCCATGGTGGAACGACGGTTTTGACACATCTTGCCGAGACTTCGGATCACACGTCAGCGTCGGAGGACGGTGTTTCGGCATTCCGTGAACCGGTCGAGCGAGCGGTCTTGCGATTCGAACAAGATGATTTTACGACGTTGGATCCGCGACGTTTGGATACCGCTGTTCGGCAAATGTGGTCCGAAGTGCCTGTGCATCGAAAGATCGCGACGGGACTGACTCCACTCGCGGCACTCTTTGCAACCTTTGGTGCGGTGCTGATGATTCCTGTTGATCTAGGTGCCAATGCAATTCTGGCCGCATCGATTCCAGAGATGCTGGCTGCTGCGGGGCTGACGATCATGTCGACGATGTGGGCAGCTAATCGGGGAACGCAAGACGTCAGCCAACAGGCCGCACGTCAACAACTCGCTGATTTTTTGGCGGTGCTGTGTGATGAGCTCGGTGTGGCTCGGCCAGATCCACCGATGGACGTACGAGTGGGCAATGTGGACGTCACCTTGCCGCCATCGCGAATTGCCAGTGGCGAACCTCCTGAAAGAATGGTGTCGCTGTATCGGGTTCGGGATGAGTTCATTGCTGAACTGAAACGGTTGTTACCTCGGCCAACCGGAGCGAGCAAACGGGCCGGTGGCTCACCTGCTGAATCAGGAGTCCTGCGATGA
- a CDS encoding mannose-1-phosphate guanylyltransferase, which yields MLHAIIMAGGSGTRFWPASRKAKPKQLLSLAGDRTMIQATRDRLSSVIPAERTHVLTSVALVEPIAEQLPELRRETIVGEPCRRDTAPCVGLAAALVAHEDPDAVMLVCPSDHVILQHDKFAEGVRRGEAILAEHPDAIVTFGIKPSYPAESFGYIQRGDVIEGHEAYKVKTFREKPDSATAKKYLDEGTFSWNSGIFLWKAQTILDALEQHEPEMYSHIQAISDAIGTDDYDEVLQKEFAAIEGKSIDYAVMERHSPVVVIEAPFDWDDVGSWQAVSRLHPADEFGNAVVGSHVSVDSTGCIIHGTPGHTIATIDVHDLIVVQTADATLVAPKTSEERVREVVAALQASGSEDRI from the coding sequence ATGCTTCACGCAATCATCATGGCAGGTGGCAGCGGAACTCGCTTTTGGCCCGCTTCTCGGAAAGCCAAGCCCAAACAATTGCTGTCGCTGGCGGGCGATCGCACGATGATTCAGGCCACGCGAGATCGGCTTAGTTCGGTGATTCCGGCTGAGCGAACACACGTGTTGACTTCGGTCGCGTTGGTGGAGCCAATTGCGGAACAACTGCCCGAACTTCGCCGCGAAACGATCGTGGGCGAACCATGCCGTCGCGACACCGCTCCCTGCGTGGGATTAGCAGCCGCCTTGGTGGCTCACGAAGATCCCGATGCGGTGATGTTGGTTTGCCCTTCCGATCACGTGATTTTGCAGCACGACAAATTCGCCGAAGGCGTTCGGCGTGGTGAAGCGATCTTGGCCGAACACCCTGATGCGATTGTGACCTTTGGGATCAAGCCTTCTTATCCCGCGGAATCGTTTGGCTACATCCAACGTGGTGATGTGATCGAAGGGCACGAGGCGTACAAAGTCAAAACGTTCCGCGAAAAACCAGATTCGGCGACCGCGAAGAAGTATTTGGACGAGGGAACGTTTTCGTGGAACAGCGGCATTTTCCTTTGGAAGGCTCAAACGATTTTGGACGCGCTTGAGCAACACGAGCCGGAAATGTATTCGCACATCCAGGCGATCTCGGATGCGATTGGCACCGACGATTACGACGAGGTGCTGCAAAAAGAATTCGCCGCTATTGAAGGCAAGTCGATCGACTACGCCGTGATGGAACGACATTCACCCGTCGTCGTCATTGAGGCTCCATTCGACTGGGATGATGTCGGAAGCTGGCAGGCCGTTTCTCGTCTGCACCCGGCTGATGAATTCGGAAACGCTGTTGTTGGATCGCATGTCAGCGTTGATTCGACGGGTTGCATCATCCATGGGACTCCTGGACACACGATCGCGACGATTGATGTTCACGATCTGATTGTCGTGCAAACCGCGGACGCGACTTTGGTGGCGCCGAAAACTTCCGAGGAACGGGTTCGCGAAGTTGTTGCCGCCCTGCAGGCGAGCGGATCGGAAGACCGGATCTGA